A window of Diorhabda carinulata isolate Delta chromosome 7, icDioCari1.1, whole genome shotgun sequence contains these coding sequences:
- the LOC130896836 gene encoding pheromone-binding protein-related protein 6-like, protein MKKFTCVLLILFASSHAIKLPPELQEYVDDLHRICIAQTGITDADHAAYDIVNNPHDPKLMCYMKCLMIEAKWMKPDGEIQYDFIIDTIHPDVKDIIVTALNKCRSIPEGDNLCQKASNLNFCLYGADPVNWYLV, encoded by the exons ATGAAAAAGTTTACTTGTGTCTTATTAATACTTTTTGCTTCATCTCACGCt ATAAAACTACCCCCCGAACTTCAAGAATATGTTGACGATCTACATAGGATTTGTATAGCGCAAACTGGAATCACTGATG CTGACCATGCAGCTTACGATATAGTTAACAATCCACATGATCCCAAACTTATG tgTTACATGAAATGTTTAATGATTGAAGCTAAATGG ATGAAACCTGATGGTGAGATTCAGTATGACTTTATAATTGACACTATCCATCCAGATGTAAAAGATATCATAGTGACAGCTCTCAATAAATGCAGATCGATTCCAG AAGGAGACAATCTATGCCAGAAAGCTTCTAATTTGAATTTCTGTCTTTATGGAGCGGATCCAGTG AACTGGTATTTGGTTTGA